From Passer domesticus isolate bPasDom1 chromosome 8, bPasDom1.hap1, whole genome shotgun sequence, a single genomic window includes:
- the TIAL1 gene encoding nucleolysin TIAR isoform X6, with the protein MEDDGQPRTLYVGNLSRDVTEVLILQLFSQIGPCKSCKMITEHTSNDPYCFVEFYEHRDAAAALAAMNGRKILGKEVKVNWATTPSSQKKDTSNHFHVFVGDLSPEITTEDIKSAFAPFGKISIAHKNGQDLEG; encoded by the exons ATGGAAGACGACGGGCAGCCCAGGACCCT CTATGTAGGAAACCTCTCCAGAGATGTGACTGAGGTTCTCATACTTCAGTTATTCAGCCAGATTGGACCATGCAAAAGCTGTAAAATGATAACAGAG CATACAAGCAATGACCCTTATTGCTTTGTGGAATTTTATGAACACAGAGATGCAGCTGCTGCATTAGCTGCTATGAATGGGAGAAAAATTTTGGGAAAG GAGGTCAAAGTAAACTGGGCAACAACACCAAGTAGCCAGAAAAAAGATACATCCA atcACTTCCATGTGTTCGTTGGGGATTTAAGTCCAGAAATAACAACAGAAGACATCAAGTCAGCATTTGCTCCTTTTGGTAAAATATC AATTGCTCATAAGAATGGACAGGATCTTGAAGGCTAA